The Anaerobranca gottschalkii DSM 13577 genome includes a window with the following:
- a CDS encoding ArsR/SmtB family transcription factor, protein MVEIFKGLSDENRLRIVNLLLYRELCVCDIEKILEISQSNASRHLNKLKSCGIIAQTKKAQWVFHRIDENFLKENQLLIQYLKVELQKNPQIQADLEKLKGHTITCIS, encoded by the coding sequence ATGGTTGAGATTTTTAAAGGATTAAGTGATGAAAATAGGTTGAGGATAGTAAATCTTTTACTCTACCGTGAGTTGTGTGTTTGTGATATAGAAAAAATTCTAGAAATAAGCCAATCCAATGCATCTAGACACTTAAATAAATTAAAATCTTGTGGGATAATTGCACAAACAAAAAAGGCTCAATGGGTATTCCATAGGATTGATGAAAATTTTTTAAAGGAAAATCAGCTGCTAATTCAATATTTAAAAGTTGAACTGCAGAAAAATCCCCAAATACAAGCTGATTTAGAAAAATTAAAAGGACATACAATAACTTGTATATCCTAG
- a CDS encoding TetR/AcrR family transcriptional regulator, whose product MSQEKKELLYGATLSLIAESHHLGSIKVADIAAKANMGKSTVYEYFDSKEQLIAESLIFMFKKGIEAFEKIVSEDRSFKETFFILLDNLADCMDKNKRMLDYMTMNEYNFAIHQTVKSIMLEKFEEIRLTYFKAVEKLVDKSIKEGIVKVKPEKFDWYMAVVNSMTYMFIHKQNFPEFNHLTDEEVKEKAYSAFLTILNNNF is encoded by the coding sequence ATGTCACAAGAGAAAAAAGAACTACTATATGGAGCTACCTTAAGTTTAATCGCTGAAAGTCATCACTTAGGGAGTATAAAAGTAGCAGATATTGCAGCAAAGGCTAATATGGGAAAAAGTACCGTATACGAATACTTTGATAGTAAAGAACAGTTAATAGCAGAATCTCTAATCTTTATGTTTAAAAAAGGAATTGAAGCCTTTGAAAAGATAGTGTCAGAGGATAGAAGTTTTAAAGAAACTTTTTTCATCCTACTAGATAATTTAGCAGATTGTATGGATAAAAATAAAAGGATGTTAGATTATATGACTATGAATGAATATAACTTTGCCATCCACCAAACTGTAAAAAGTATAATGCTAGAGAAATTTGAAGAAATACGCTTGACTTATTTTAAAGCTGTGGAAAAGTTAGTGGATAAAAGCATAAAAGAAGGCATAGTTAAGGTAAAACCGGAGAAATTTGATTGGTATATGGCAGTGGTAAATTCAATGACTTATATGTTTATTCACAAACAAAATTTTCCAGAGTTTAATCATTTAACCGATGAAGAAGTTAAAGAAAAAGCCTATTCTGCTTTTTTAACAATCCTTAATAATAATTTCTAA
- the nagB gene encoding glucosamine-6-phosphate deaminase, whose translation MKIIYANDYQTMSRKAANILSAQVILNPKSVLGLATGSTPLGIYQQLIEWYKKGDIDFSQVKTVNLDEYCGLSRENEQSYYYYMYHNFFKYINIQLKNVHIPNGLEKDVEKECKRYNNIIKSLGGIDLQLLGLGHNGHIGFNEPNEAFEKETHCVKLAEETIKANSRFFSSLEEVPTHAYTMGIKSIMQAKKILLIASGEEKSEILYQALFGPISPQVPASILQLHNDLIVVADEPALSVIAEKYPHYIEQYPIK comes from the coding sequence ATGAAAATCATTTATGCCAATGATTATCAAACAATGAGCAGAAAAGCTGCTAATATTTTATCTGCTCAAGTTATCTTAAATCCTAAAAGTGTTTTAGGTCTAGCTACAGGTTCCACCCCCCTTGGGATTTATCAACAGCTGATAGAATGGTACAAAAAAGGAGATATCGATTTTTCTCAAGTAAAAACTGTCAACTTAGATGAATATTGTGGCCTTTCCCGGGAAAATGAACAAAGTTATTATTACTACATGTATCACAATTTTTTTAAATATATAAATATCCAATTAAAAAATGTCCATATCCCTAATGGATTAGAAAAAGATGTAGAAAAAGAGTGTAAAAGATATAATAACATTATAAAAAGTTTAGGAGGGATCGATCTACAGCTATTAGGATTAGGGCATAATGGCCACATTGGTTTTAATGAACCTAATGAGGCTTTTGAAAAAGAAACCCATTGTGTCAAGTTAGCAGAAGAAACAATAAAAGCTAACTCCCGTTTTTTCTCATCCTTAGAAGAAGTGCCTACCCATGCTTATACAATGGGTATTAAAAGTATAATGCAAGCTAAAAAAATCCTACTAATTGCCAGTGGTGAGGAAAAAAGTGAGATCCTCTATCAAGCCCTTTTTGGCCCTATATCCCCACAAGTCCCAGCTTCAATTTTACAACTTCACAATGACTTGATTGTTGTAGCCGATGAACCAGCTTTATCCGTTATTGCAGAGAAATATCCCCATTACATAGAACAATACCCCATAAAATAA
- a CDS encoding efflux RND transporter permease subunit gives MLSNYSVKKPYTVVVGVIIVALLGVVSLMNMTTDLLPSLNLPYAVISTTYIGASPEEVETVVTRPIEQAMASLNNLKNISSISRENMSLVILEFTASANMDSAFVEMRESLDMIMAYMPDGVGNPIMLKLNPDMMPIMVLSVAMEGMEIGESSQFVSDNIIHEFESIEGVASVSASGLVESGIHIILRDEKIEEVNQNLANFFRMTVPHMPAPNISINREMVSGILKGQNFSMPAGYITEDGVSYLVRTGDAIKDIDELKNLPIITLPFPNLEPITLQDVAEIIVTDNSDTMYTKLNGNNAVILNIQKQSEYSTADVANRVRERIAVLANRYQGLDIVPLMDQGIYVDMVVSSISNNLIFGGILAVAILLLFLRDIRPTIVVGFAIPVSLVTALVMMYFSNVTLNIISMGGLALGVGMLVDNSIVVIENIYRMRSEGKSPKEAAVEGAVEVSGAIMASTLTTVSVFAPILFTQGITRQLFTDMGLTIAYSLFASLIIALTLVPMMASNIIVKEVNRENKVLDKVKGIYTNILEFSLRKKWLVIILVTVLFVTSIVSAFSLGTEFFPATDTGQIMVDITMPEGSSFKDTVNIADEVMEIVKDIPYVAHVGGTIGGRMGFGFMGGRRSGDNALIYVLVDEENINKTPEIIREIREKVKDIPAEISVRDSGSDMSAMTGGRGIAISVMGRDFHILENIAKDIAQIVESVEGTTEVFDGIDRTEPEIRVVVDKEKSIAYGLTVAQVFMEINNLLRSPGVDTTITIGNIDYGIRVKDEKATKGITREELENLVIKGPNGEVPLKDIAKIEDGWGYGSIRRENSQRLLTVTAELEEGYNIGLVNREISRKLSDYQLPEGYRIKVGGEQEAIDNAFRDLFFMLALAVALIYLIMVAQFQSLLSPFIVMFTIPLAFTGGFFALRVTGNPVSIVAFIGLIILSGVVVNNGIVFIDYINILRRRGLTKRDAIITAGNVRLRPIIMTALTTIIALSTMSVGMGTGTEMIQPMAITAIGGLIYATLLTLIFIPVLYDIFNRKEYKKDVA, from the coding sequence ATGTTATCTAATTATAGTGTGAAAAAACCATACACAGTAGTTGTAGGAGTAATAATAGTTGCCCTATTAGGGGTTGTATCTTTAATGAATATGACTACTGACTTGTTGCCAAGCTTGAATTTACCCTATGCGGTAATTTCTACAACTTATATAGGAGCTAGTCCTGAGGAAGTAGAAACAGTAGTGACAAGGCCCATAGAACAAGCTATGGCTTCATTAAATAACCTCAAGAATATCTCCTCTATTTCTAGAGAGAACATGTCTTTAGTTATTTTAGAGTTCACCGCTAGTGCCAATATGGATTCAGCTTTTGTAGAGATGCGGGAAAGTTTAGATATGATCATGGCTTATATGCCTGATGGTGTAGGAAATCCCATAATGTTAAAACTAAACCCTGATATGATGCCTATAATGGTGTTATCAGTGGCTATGGAAGGAATGGAAATTGGGGAATCTTCCCAATTTGTTTCAGATAATATAATCCATGAATTTGAAAGTATTGAAGGGGTAGCCTCTGTATCGGCATCAGGTTTAGTGGAAAGTGGTATCCATATTATCCTTAGGGATGAAAAAATAGAGGAAGTCAATCAAAATTTAGCTAATTTCTTTAGAATGACTGTTCCCCATATGCCAGCACCTAATATTTCTATCAATAGAGAAATGGTCTCTGGTATTTTAAAAGGTCAAAATTTTTCAATGCCAGCAGGTTATATCACTGAAGATGGTGTTAGTTATTTAGTAAGAACAGGAGATGCCATCAAAGATATAGATGAACTGAAAAATTTGCCGATAATAACTTTACCTTTCCCTAACTTAGAACCAATAACGTTACAAGATGTTGCAGAGATTATAGTAACAGATAATTCTGATACGATGTACACCAAACTTAATGGCAATAATGCTGTTATATTAAATATTCAAAAGCAATCGGAATACTCAACAGCGGATGTAGCTAATAGGGTAAGGGAAAGAATTGCAGTTTTAGCAAATCGATATCAAGGTTTAGATATAGTTCCATTGATGGATCAAGGGATCTATGTAGATATGGTTGTCAGTTCTATATCTAATAACCTAATCTTTGGTGGTATTTTAGCTGTTGCAATTCTCTTGTTATTTTTACGGGATATCAGACCAACTATAGTAGTAGGATTTGCCATCCCGGTAAGTTTAGTTACAGCACTAGTGATGATGTATTTTAGTAATGTAACACTAAACATTATTTCAATGGGTGGTTTAGCTTTAGGGGTAGGAATGTTAGTAGATAATTCCATAGTTGTGATTGAAAACATCTATAGGATGAGGAGTGAAGGAAAAAGCCCTAAAGAGGCAGCGGTGGAAGGAGCTGTAGAGGTTTCTGGAGCGATAATGGCTTCAACTTTAACTACGGTATCTGTATTTGCACCAATTCTCTTTACCCAAGGGATAACAAGGCAGCTCTTTACTGATATGGGATTAACAATTGCTTATTCCCTCTTTGCTAGTTTAATCATTGCGTTAACCCTTGTACCGATGATGGCTTCGAATATAATAGTTAAAGAGGTAAATAGGGAAAATAAGGTTTTGGATAAAGTTAAAGGAATATATACTAATATTCTAGAATTTTCCTTAAGGAAAAAATGGCTAGTAATAATTTTGGTTACAGTCCTTTTTGTTACTAGTATAGTTAGTGCCTTTAGTTTAGGAACGGAGTTTTTCCCAGCAACCGATACAGGTCAGATAATGGTTGATATAACCATGCCGGAAGGAAGTTCCTTTAAAGATACTGTGAATATCGCCGATGAAGTTATGGAAATAGTTAAAGATATTCCCTATGTTGCTCATGTGGGAGGAACTATAGGCGGTAGGATGGGCTTCGGTTTTATGGGGGGTAGAAGATCGGGGGATAATGCTTTAATATATGTATTAGTAGATGAAGAAAACATTAATAAAACTCCAGAAATTATTAGGGAAATTCGGGAAAAGGTTAAAGATATTCCCGCTGAAATCAGTGTTAGGGATAGTGGTTCAGATATGAGTGCCATGACAGGAGGTAGAGGTATAGCCATTTCTGTCATGGGTAGAGATTTTCATATCCTTGAAAATATTGCTAAAGATATAGCCCAAATCGTAGAAAGTGTAGAAGGAACAACAGAAGTATTTGATGGCATTGATAGAACAGAACCGGAAATAAGGGTGGTTGTAGATAAAGAGAAGAGTATTGCTTATGGTTTAACTGTCGCACAAGTTTTTATGGAGATTAATAATTTACTTCGCAGTCCCGGTGTAGATACAACTATTACTATAGGAAATATTGATTATGGCATTAGAGTTAAAGATGAAAAAGCTACCAAAGGGATAACAAGGGAAGAGCTGGAAAATTTAGTTATAAAAGGTCCTAATGGAGAAGTGCCATTAAAAGATATTGCGAAAATTGAAGATGGTTGGGGCTATGGTTCAATTAGAAGGGAAAATAGCCAAAGGTTATTGACAGTAACGGCTGAACTTGAAGAAGGGTATAATATTGGTTTAGTAAACAGGGAAATTAGTAGGAAATTGTCAGATTACCAATTGCCAGAAGGTTATAGAATTAAAGTTGGGGGCGAACAAGAAGCAATTGATAATGCATTTAGAGATTTATTCTTTATGTTAGCCTTGGCTGTAGCTTTGATTTACTTAATTATGGTAGCTCAATTCCAATCTTTACTATCACCTTTTATCGTTATGTTTACTATTCCATTAGCCTTTACTGGAGGATTTTTTGCTCTAAGAGTTACAGGAAATCCTGTGAGTATTGTAGCCTTTATCGGTCTAATAATTTTATCGGGGGTAGTAGTTAATAATGGTATAGTTTTTATCGACTATATAAACATTTTAAGGAGAAGAGGTCTAACAAAGAGGGATGCCATTATTACCGCTGGTAATGTCCGTTTAAGACCGATAATAATGACAGCTTTAACGACTATAATAGCTTTATCTACTATGTCTGTTGGTATGGGTACTGGAACAGAAATGATTCAGCCTATGGCGATAACTGCTATTGGCGGGTTGATTTATGCAACATTATTAACCTTAATTTTTATACCAGTACTATACGATATTTTTAATAGAAAAGAATATAAAAAGGATGTGGCTTAA
- the nagA gene encoding N-acetylglucosamine-6-phosphate deacetylase: protein MGLVIKNAQVLNENFTFEKSDLEIEGEYISNIEKNIHSQVSIDAQGLYLIPGLIDIHIHGCSGCDFCDGEITSLKTISHYLASNGITSFLGTSMTLPEEKLENIFKVAYSYMGEKTEGAYIHGIYMEGPFFSKNKKGAQAEEHLKNPDIQLFNRLYKASGENIKICALAPELENSEEFIKGVKNKAVLSLAHTDADYQRALDSINLGVKNITHLYNAMSPFNHRSPGVIGAAFDSDVTVELICDGIHVHPAVIRTTFKTVGNDRVILVSDSMAACGMKDGYYKLGGQNIIVKNGKATLENGTIAGSTTNLMECVKNCYMFGIPLEQAIKSASFNPAKLIGVADKTGSIKVGKYADLVLIDKNLNVKGVFVKGQKFL, encoded by the coding sequence ATGGGTTTAGTAATTAAAAATGCCCAAGTATTAAATGAAAATTTTACATTTGAAAAGTCAGATCTAGAAATTGAAGGTGAATACATTAGTAATATAGAAAAAAATATCCATTCACAAGTATCAATAGATGCCCAAGGCTTATATTTAATCCCTGGTCTAATAGATATCCATATCCACGGTTGTTCTGGTTGTGATTTTTGTGACGGAGAAATTACCTCCCTAAAAACCATCTCCCATTACCTCGCCAGTAATGGAATAACTTCTTTCTTAGGCACCTCTATGACATTACCAGAAGAGAAATTAGAAAACATTTTCAAAGTAGCTTATTCTTATATGGGAGAAAAAACAGAAGGAGCATATATCCATGGGATTTATATGGAAGGTCCATTTTTCTCTAAAAATAAAAAAGGTGCCCAAGCTGAAGAGCACCTAAAAAATCCAGATATTCAATTATTCAATAGGTTGTACAAAGCTAGTGGAGAAAACATCAAAATCTGTGCCTTAGCACCAGAACTAGAAAACAGCGAAGAGTTTATTAAAGGGGTAAAAAATAAAGCGGTCCTTTCTTTAGCCCATACCGATGCCGACTATCAAAGGGCATTAGATAGTATAAACTTAGGAGTAAAAAATATCACCCATCTTTATAATGCTATGTCTCCCTTTAACCATCGTTCCCCTGGAGTTATAGGGGCAGCATTTGATAGTGATGTCACAGTGGAACTAATCTGTGATGGAATCCATGTCCATCCAGCAGTAATTAGAACAACATTCAAAACCGTTGGTAATGATAGAGTTATTTTAGTAAGTGATAGTATGGCGGCCTGTGGAATGAAAGATGGTTACTACAAATTGGGTGGACAAAATATTATAGTTAAAAATGGAAAGGCAACATTAGAAAATGGCACAATAGCAGGTTCCACTACTAATTTAATGGAATGTGTAAAAAACTGTTACATGTTTGGTATTCCTTTAGAACAAGCTATCAAATCTGCTTCTTTTAACCCAGCAAAATTAATCGGAGTTGCTGACAAAACCGGTAGTATTAAAGTAGGGAAATATGCCGATTTAGTCCTAATAGATAAAAACTTAAATGTTAAAGGAGTATTTGTTAAAGGACAAAAATTCCTATAA